From a single Eriocheir sinensis breed Jianghai 21 chromosome 18, ASM2467909v1, whole genome shotgun sequence genomic region:
- the LOC127000266 gene encoding MICOS complex subunit MIC13-like — protein sequence MTKLLKTAWFATKVGIGGGVVYLTVDQGIWGSSHQATAAYDRLFDIMPGTKSVSEKYLKLPKKEDVNINFRSYWNTGVFYTFDFIANLPSKVVNLKDYVVDFASSPPADGKQEQTGKAEESKAVPEAAAPPPAPEAPAAQEKTTEET from the exons ATGACCAAGCTGCTCAAGACGGCCTG GTTTGCCACCAAGGTTGgcattggtggtggtgtagtTTACCTCACCGTGGACCAGGGGATATGGGGCAGCAGCCACCAAGCCACGGCAGCGTATGACAGGCTCTTTGATATCATGCCTGGGACTAAGAGTGTGTCAGAAAAG TACTTAAAGCTGCCAAAAAAGGAAGATGTCAACATCAACTTCCGCAGCTACTGGAACACTGGTGTCTTTTATACATTTGATTTCATAGCAAACTTGCCATCCAAGGTTGTTAACTTAAAAGATTATGTAGTGGACTTTGCATCATCTCCACCTGCTGATGGTAAACAAGAACAAACAGGGAAggctgaggagagcaaagctgtaCCTGAGGCAgctgcaccaccaccagcccCAGAAGCCCCTGCAGCCCAGGAGAAAACCACAGAAGAAACATAA